A single window of Streptomyces aquilus DNA harbors:
- the aroA gene encoding 3-phosphoshikimate 1-carboxyvinyltransferase has translation MPAVAIPGSKSITARALFLAAAADGVTTLVRPLRSDDTEGFAEGLSRLGYRVGRTPESWQVDGRPEGPAVAEADVYCRDGATTARFLPTLAAAGHGTYRFDASAQMRRRPLLPLSRALRDLGVDLRHEEAEGHHPLTVRASGVEGGEVVLDAGQSSQYLTALLLLGPLTRRGLRIRVTDLVSVPYVEITIAMMRAFGVEVAREGNVFVVPPGGYRATTYAIEPDASTSSYFFAAAAVTPGAEVTVPGLGTGALQGDLGFVDVLRRMGADVSVTPEGATVRGTGRLRGLTVTMRDISDTMPTLAALAPFADGPVRIEDVANTRVKECDRLEACAENLRRLGVEVAVGPDWIEIRPGLDPATAGAEIKTYGDHRIVMSFAVTGLRVPGISFDDPGCVRKTFPGFHEAFAALRRDIGH, from the coding sequence ATGCCCGCAGTCGCCATCCCCGGTTCCAAGTCCATCACCGCCCGCGCCCTGTTCCTGGCGGCGGCGGCCGACGGTGTCACGACGCTCGTACGGCCCCTCCGCTCCGACGACACGGAGGGGTTCGCCGAGGGGCTGAGCCGGCTCGGGTACCGCGTCGGGCGGACGCCGGAGAGCTGGCAGGTCGACGGCCGGCCCGAGGGGCCCGCCGTGGCGGAGGCCGACGTCTACTGCCGGGACGGCGCGACGACCGCACGCTTCCTGCCGACGCTGGCCGCGGCCGGCCACGGCACCTACCGCTTCGACGCCTCCGCCCAGATGCGCCGCCGCCCCCTGCTGCCGCTCTCGCGCGCCCTGCGCGACCTGGGCGTGGACCTGCGCCACGAGGAGGCCGAGGGCCACCACCCGCTGACCGTCCGGGCGTCCGGCGTCGAGGGCGGCGAGGTGGTGCTGGACGCCGGTCAGTCGTCCCAGTACCTGACGGCACTGCTGCTGCTGGGTCCGCTGACCCGGCGCGGGCTGCGGATCCGCGTGACCGACCTGGTCTCCGTGCCGTACGTGGAGATCACGATCGCGATGATGCGGGCGTTCGGCGTCGAGGTCGCCCGGGAGGGGAACGTCTTCGTCGTCCCGCCGGGCGGCTACCGGGCCACCACGTACGCGATCGAGCCGGACGCCTCCACCTCCAGCTACTTCTTCGCCGCGGCGGCCGTCACCCCCGGCGCCGAGGTCACCGTCCCCGGCCTCGGGACGGGCGCCCTCCAGGGGGACCTGGGCTTCGTGGACGTCCTGCGCCGGATGGGCGCCGACGTGTCGGTGACGCCGGAGGGCGCGACCGTCCGCGGCACCGGCCGACTGCGCGGCCTCACCGTCACCATGCGGGACATCTCGGACACCATGCCGACCCTCGCGGCCCTCGCCCCCTTCGCCGACGGCCCCGTCCGTATCGAGGACGTGGCGAACACCCGGGTCAAGGAGTGCGACCGCCTGGAGGCCTGCGCGGAGAACCTGCGGAGGCTGGGGGTGGAGGTGGCGGTGGGCCCGGACTGGATCGAGATCCGGCCGGGGCTGGACCCGGCGACCGCGGGCGCCGAGATCAAGACGTACGGCGACCACCGCATCGTGATGTCCTTCGCGGTCACCGGGCTGCGGGTGCCCGGTATTTCGTTCGACGACCCCGGATGCGTGCGGAAGACTTTCCCCGGTTTCCACGAGGCGTTCGCCGCACTGCGAAGGGACATCGGGCATTGA
- a CDS encoding S28 family serine protease, producing MRKALRWLLALTVLIGTLSTAGAATAAEPETPAAGTDIKEQLLSIPGMSLIEEKPYTGYRYFVLNYTQPVDHRHPSKGTFQQRITVLHKDVSRPTVFYTGGYNVSTTPSRREPTQIVDGNQVSLEYRFFTPSRPDPADWSKLDIWQAASDQHRVFKALKPIYAKNWIATGGSKGGMTATYYERFYPKDMDGVVAYVAPNDVVNDEDSAYDRFFASVGTKECRDRLNAVQREALVRRESLEKKYAAYAAAEGFTFTTVGSLDKAYEAVVLDYVWGFWQYNLLANCGDDELIPPDAKTATDDQIWNSVDTISGFSFYTDQGLEPYTPYYYQAATQLGAPTIHFPYIEKKYVRYGYQPPRNFVPRDIPTKFQPYAMRDVDTWIRHHARHMLYVYGQNDPWGGERFRVDKGAKDSYVFTAPGMNHGANVAGLVADQKAFATARILDWAGLSAATVAEAKPLARFDRKLDVRDVEREPTLRP from the coding sequence ATGCGCAAGGCGCTCAGATGGCTGCTGGCGCTCACGGTGCTGATAGGCACGTTGAGCACGGCAGGGGCGGCCACCGCCGCCGAGCCGGAGACCCCGGCCGCCGGCACCGACATCAAGGAACAGCTGCTGTCCATACCGGGCATGAGCCTGATCGAGGAGAAGCCCTACACCGGCTACCGCTACTTCGTCCTCAACTACACCCAGCCGGTGGACCACCGGCACCCGTCCAAGGGCACGTTCCAGCAGCGGATCACCGTGCTGCACAAGGACGTCAGCCGCCCGACGGTCTTCTACACCGGCGGCTACAACGTCTCCACGACACCGAGCCGCCGCGAGCCGACCCAGATCGTGGACGGCAACCAGGTCTCCCTGGAGTACCGCTTCTTCACGCCCTCCCGGCCCGACCCGGCCGACTGGAGCAAGCTGGACATCTGGCAGGCGGCCAGCGACCAGCACCGCGTCTTCAAGGCGCTGAAGCCGATCTACGCGAAGAACTGGATCGCCACCGGCGGCTCGAAGGGCGGCATGACCGCCACCTACTACGAGCGCTTCTACCCCAAGGACATGGACGGCGTGGTGGCGTACGTGGCCCCCAACGACGTCGTCAACGACGAGGACTCGGCCTACGACCGCTTCTTCGCCTCCGTCGGCACCAAGGAGTGCCGCGACCGGCTGAACGCGGTGCAGCGCGAGGCGCTGGTGCGCCGGGAGTCCCTGGAGAAGAAGTACGCGGCCTACGCGGCGGCGGAGGGCTTCACCTTCACCACCGTCGGCAGCCTCGACAAGGCGTACGAGGCGGTCGTCCTCGACTACGTCTGGGGCTTCTGGCAGTACAACCTGCTGGCCAACTGCGGTGACGACGAGCTGATCCCGCCGGACGCGAAGACCGCGACCGACGACCAGATCTGGAACTCGGTCGACACGATCTCCGGGTTCTCCTTCTACACGGACCAGGGCCTGGAACCGTACACGCCGTACTACTACCAGGCGGCCACCCAGCTCGGCGCCCCCACGATCCACTTCCCGTACATCGAGAAGAAGTACGTCCGCTACGGCTACCAGCCGCCGCGCAACTTCGTCCCGCGTGACATCCCGACGAAGTTCCAGCCGTACGCGATGCGGGACGTCGACACCTGGATCCGGCACCACGCCCGGCACATGCTCTACGTCTACGGCCAGAACGACCCGTGGGGCGGCGAGCGGTTCCGGGTCGACAAGGGCGCGAAGGACTCCTACGTGTTCACGGCCCCCGGCATGAACCACGGCGCGAACGTGGCCGGTCTGGTCGCCGACCAGAAGGCCTTCGCGACGGCCCGCATCCTCGACTGGGCCGGCCTGTCGGCCGCCACGGTCGCCGAGGCGAAGCCGCTCGCGAGGTTCGACAGGAAGCTGGACGTGCGGGACGTGGAGCGCGAGCCCACGCTCCGTCCGTAG
- a CDS encoding EamA family transporter yields the protein MRPAHIALAVLVAAVWGVNFTVIEIGLDHFPPLLFSALRFLAAALPAVFFVGRPKVAWKWIVAVGLVLGVAKFGLLFVAMDAGMPAGLSSLVLQIQAVFTAVIAFAVLGEQPSGVRALGMAVALAGIGVAAVDEGTSGPLGAFALCVAAAACWGASNVLTRKAAPPDALNFMVWVSTVPVLPLLALSLLTEGPTRDYDALRALDWQGAGTVVYVAWVTTVLGFGAWGWLLRHHPASTVAPFSLLVPVFGMSSAALFLGESVSGLRWCAAALLVGGVALASVTVRRPAVHPLDAPAPETVRVRS from the coding sequence ATGCGTCCCGCCCACATCGCCCTCGCCGTCCTCGTCGCCGCCGTCTGGGGCGTGAACTTCACCGTCATCGAGATCGGCCTCGACCACTTCCCGCCGCTGCTCTTCTCCGCCCTGCGCTTCCTGGCGGCGGCCCTGCCCGCGGTGTTCTTCGTGGGCCGCCCGAAGGTGGCGTGGAAGTGGATCGTGGCGGTGGGCCTGGTGCTGGGGGTCGCGAAGTTCGGCCTGCTGTTCGTCGCGATGGACGCGGGGATGCCGGCCGGACTGTCCTCCCTGGTGCTCCAGATCCAGGCGGTGTTCACGGCGGTGATCGCGTTCGCGGTCCTGGGCGAACAGCCGTCCGGAGTACGTGCGTTGGGCATGGCGGTGGCGCTGGCGGGCATCGGCGTCGCGGCCGTCGACGAGGGCACGTCCGGCCCCCTCGGCGCCTTCGCCCTGTGCGTCGCGGCGGCGGCCTGCTGGGGAGCTTCCAACGTCCTCACCCGCAAGGCGGCACCCCCGGACGCGCTGAACTTCATGGTGTGGGTGAGCACGGTCCCGGTCCTGCCCCTCCTCGCCCTCTCCCTCCTGACCGAGGGGCCGACGCGGGACTACGACGCGCTGCGCGCCCTCGACTGGCAGGGCGCCGGCACGGTCGTCTACGTCGCCTGGGTCACGACGGTCCTCGGCTTCGGGGCCTGGGGTTGGCTCCTCCGCCACCACCCGGCATCCACGGTCGCCCCCTTCTCCCTCCTGGTCCCGGTCTTCGGCATGTCCTCGGCGGCCCTGTTCCTGGGGGAGAGCGTGAGCGGTCTGCGGTGGTGCGCGGCGGCGCTGCTGGTGGGCGGGGTGGCGCTCGCGTCGGTGACGGTGCGGCGGCCGGCGGTCCACCCGCTGGACGCCCCGGCGCCGGAAACCGTCCGCGTCCGATCATGA
- a CDS encoding LysR family transcriptional regulator — MLDLQRLRALHAVSVHGTVGAAAAALGYTPSAVSQQIAKLERETRTVLLEREGRGVRLTAEALQLVDTAEELLAIVERAETGIEQRRNTPAGRLTVAAFASAARGLLPGVLADLAQRHPALDVRLSEIDPHLSVGLVARGALDMAVVHDWDISPLPVPPGVEQAVIGEDRCTLLVPEGHAFAGRAKVRREDLGGERWVCQPPGRVCHDWLVRTLRSAGHEPEIIHQADENPTLVALVAAGLGICLIPRLGRGPLPAGVVEVDLDPTPVRRLYALWRTGAAGRPSITETVRTLQNHWPKTASTPPR; from the coding sequence ATGCTCGACCTGCAACGCCTCCGCGCCCTGCACGCCGTCTCCGTCCACGGCACCGTCGGCGCGGCCGCCGCCGCGCTCGGCTACACGCCCTCCGCCGTGTCCCAGCAGATCGCCAAGCTGGAGCGGGAGACCCGGACCGTGCTCCTCGAGCGGGAGGGGCGTGGGGTGCGGCTCACCGCTGAGGCGCTGCAACTCGTCGACACCGCAGAGGAGTTGCTCGCCATCGTCGAGCGCGCCGAGACCGGTATCGAGCAGCGGCGCAACACCCCGGCGGGGCGGCTGACGGTGGCCGCGTTCGCGTCGGCGGCGCGCGGGCTGCTGCCGGGCGTGCTGGCCGACCTCGCCCAGCGGCACCCCGCCCTCGACGTCCGGCTCTCCGAGATCGACCCGCATCTGTCGGTGGGGCTGGTGGCGCGGGGCGCGCTGGACATGGCCGTCGTGCACGACTGGGACATCTCGCCGCTGCCGGTGCCGCCCGGGGTGGAGCAGGCGGTGATCGGCGAGGACCGGTGCACGCTGCTCGTGCCCGAGGGGCACGCCTTCGCCGGGCGGGCGAAGGTGCGGCGCGAGGACCTCGGCGGGGAGCGGTGGGTGTGCCAGCCGCCGGGCCGGGTCTGCCACGACTGGCTGGTACGCACCCTGCGAAGCGCCGGGCACGAGCCGGAGATCATCCACCAGGCCGACGAGAACCCCACCCTCGTCGCGCTCGTCGCCGCCGGACTCGGCATCTGCCTCATCCCCCGCCTCGGCCGCGGCCCGCTGCCGGCCGGCGTCGTCGAGGTCGACCTCGACCCCACCCCGGTACGACGCCTGTACGCCCTGTGGCGCACGGGCGCGGCGGGCCGCCCGTCGATCACGGAGACGGTACGCACCCTCCAGAACCACTGGCCCAAGACCGCGTCCACCCCACCCCGCTGA
- a CDS encoding ABC transporter ATP-binding protein, producing MRQRGWARRLAGYAWRYPKDVVLALGSSLAGMAVMALVPLITKVIIDDVIGDHSRDMAPWAGLLIASAVLVYVLTYIRRFYGGRLALDVQHDLRTEMYGTITRLDGRRQDELSTGQVVGRATSDLQLIQGLLFMLPMTIGNFALFLISLVVMAWLSIPLTLVALAVAPALAWIAKRSRSKLHPATWYAQAQAAAVAGVVDGAVGGVRVVKGFGQEEQETGKLREVGRRLFAGRLRTIRFNSKYTPALQAVPALGQVAMLALGGWLAVRGHITLGTFVAFSTYLAQLVGPVRMLAMVLTVAQQARAGTERVLELIDTEPSMTDGRKELPADAPATVEFDDVSFGYEDASGKTSPVLQGLSFEIRPGETLAVVGSSGSGKSTVSLLLPRFYDVTHGAVLVGGHDVRELTLDSLRAAIGLVPEDSFLFSDTVRNNIAYGRPEATQEQIETAARAAQADRFISELPEGYDTKVGEHGLTLSGGQRQRMALARAILTDPRLLVLDDATSAVDARVEHEIHEALKQVMEGRTTLLIAHRRSTLNLADRIAVLDQGRLAAIGTHAELEKRSALYRRLLTDPDELGGVSPGHAQPLAPAEDTSVRDELDAEFDAERGVTPRLWTGDRERKDVALSGTPATPELLAQVEALPPATDTPDIDEARAVMPEESYGLRRLLRGFGTPLLISLGLVAVDAGMGLLLPILIRHGIDSGVSEMALGAVWAASLLGLLTVGVQWAAQVGETRMTGRTGERVLYSLRLKIFAQLQRLGLDFYERELTGRIMTRMTTDVDALSTFLQTGLVTAFVSVVTFFGIMVALLVLDVQLALVVFVTLPPLIVATYFFRKASVKAYELARERVSVVNADLQESVAGLRIVQAFRRERDGGARFAERSDSYRQARIRGQWLISVYFPFVQLLSSVAAAAVLIAGAGRIDDATLTTGALVAYLLYIDLFFAPVQQLSQVFDGYQQATVSLGRIQELLQEPTSTKAADEPLEVLSLRGEIAFEDVHFAYGDDEEAIGGIDLRVPAGQTVAFVGETGAGKSTVVKLVARFYDPTGGRVTVDGTDLRDLDLTSYRHRLGVVPQEAYLFPGTVRDAIAYGRPDATDAEVEAAARAVGAHEMIATLDGGYLHEVAERGRNLSAGQRQLIALARAELVDPDILLLDEATAALDLATEAQVNQATDRLAGRRTTLVVAHRLTTAARADRVVVMDHGRVAEDGTHDELIERDGLYASLWRTFVGEDEPLAA from the coding sequence GTGAGACAGCGGGGATGGGCACGGCGGCTGGCCGGATACGCCTGGCGGTATCCGAAGGACGTCGTCCTGGCCCTCGGGTCCAGTCTCGCCGGTATGGCGGTCATGGCGCTCGTGCCGCTGATCACGAAGGTGATCATCGACGACGTCATCGGTGATCACAGCCGGGACATGGCCCCCTGGGCCGGGCTGCTCATCGCCTCCGCCGTGCTCGTGTACGTCCTCACCTACATCCGCCGCTTCTACGGCGGCCGTCTCGCCCTCGACGTCCAGCACGACCTGCGGACCGAGATGTACGGCACGATCACGCGGCTCGACGGGCGGCGGCAGGACGAGCTGTCGACCGGGCAGGTCGTGGGGCGGGCCACCAGCGACCTCCAGCTGATCCAGGGGCTCCTCTTCATGCTGCCGATGACCATCGGCAACTTCGCCCTGTTCCTGATCTCCCTGGTCGTCATGGCCTGGCTGTCCATCCCGCTGACCCTGGTCGCCCTCGCGGTCGCGCCCGCCCTCGCCTGGATCGCGAAGCGCTCCCGCAGCAAGCTGCACCCCGCCACCTGGTACGCCCAGGCCCAGGCCGCGGCCGTCGCCGGGGTGGTCGACGGTGCCGTGGGCGGCGTGCGGGTGGTCAAGGGGTTCGGGCAGGAGGAGCAGGAGACCGGGAAGCTGAGGGAGGTCGGGCGGCGGCTCTTCGCGGGGCGGCTGCGGACCATCCGGTTCAACAGCAAGTACACGCCGGCGCTCCAGGCCGTCCCCGCCCTCGGGCAGGTCGCCATGCTCGCGCTGGGCGGCTGGCTGGCCGTGCGTGGGCACATCACCCTCGGTACCTTCGTCGCCTTCTCGACCTATCTCGCCCAGCTCGTCGGGCCGGTCCGCATGCTCGCCATGGTCCTCACCGTCGCCCAGCAGGCCCGCGCCGGCACCGAGCGGGTCCTGGAGCTGATCGACACCGAGCCGTCCATGACGGACGGGCGCAAGGAGCTGCCCGCCGACGCGCCCGCGACCGTCGAGTTCGACGACGTGTCCTTCGGGTACGAGGACGCCTCCGGCAAAACCAGCCCCGTCCTCCAGGGGCTCTCCTTCGAGATCCGGCCCGGTGAGACCCTCGCCGTCGTCGGCTCCTCCGGCTCCGGCAAGTCCACCGTCTCCCTCCTCCTCCCGCGCTTCTACGACGTCACGCACGGCGCCGTCCTCGTCGGCGGCCACGACGTCCGCGAGCTGACCCTCGACTCGCTGCGGGCCGCCATCGGGCTCGTCCCCGAGGACTCCTTCCTCTTCTCGGACACCGTCCGCAACAACATCGCGTACGGCCGTCCCGAGGCCACTCAGGAGCAGATCGAGACCGCGGCCCGCGCCGCCCAGGCCGACCGGTTCATCAGCGAGCTGCCCGAGGGCTACGACACCAAGGTCGGCGAGCACGGCCTCACCCTCTCCGGCGGCCAGCGCCAGCGCATGGCGCTCGCCCGCGCGATCCTCACCGACCCGCGCCTCCTCGTCCTCGACGACGCCACCTCCGCCGTGGACGCCCGCGTCGAGCACGAGATCCACGAGGCGCTGAAGCAGGTCATGGAGGGCCGGACCACCCTGCTCATCGCGCACCGGCGGTCCACCCTCAACCTCGCCGACCGCATCGCCGTCCTCGACCAGGGCCGGCTCGCCGCCATCGGCACCCACGCCGAGCTGGAGAAACGGTCCGCCCTCTACCGGCGCCTGCTCACCGACCCCGACGAGCTCGGCGGCGTATCGCCCGGCCACGCCCAGCCCCTCGCCCCGGCCGAGGACACCTCCGTCCGCGACGAACTGGACGCCGAGTTCGACGCCGAACGCGGAGTGACCCCGCGGCTGTGGACCGGCGACCGGGAACGGAAGGACGTCGCGCTCTCCGGCACCCCGGCCACCCCCGAGCTGCTCGCCCAGGTGGAGGCGCTGCCCCCGGCGACCGACACCCCGGACATCGACGAGGCGCGGGCGGTCATGCCGGAGGAGTCGTACGGCCTGCGCAGGCTGCTGCGCGGGTTCGGCACCCCCCTCCTCATCAGCCTCGGGCTCGTCGCCGTCGACGCCGGCATGGGGCTGCTGCTGCCGATCCTGATCCGGCACGGCATCGACAGCGGCGTCAGCGAGATGGCCCTCGGCGCGGTCTGGGCGGCGTCGCTGCTCGGGCTGCTCACCGTCGGCGTGCAGTGGGCGGCGCAGGTCGGCGAGACGCGGATGACCGGGCGGACCGGCGAGCGGGTGCTGTACTCGCTCCGCCTGAAGATCTTCGCGCAGCTCCAGCGGCTCGGACTCGACTTCTACGAGCGAGAGTTGACCGGCCGGATCATGACCCGCATGACGACCGACGTCGACGCGCTCTCGACCTTCCTGCAGACCGGGCTCGTCACCGCCTTCGTCTCCGTCGTCACCTTCTTCGGCATCATGGTCGCCCTGCTCGTCCTCGACGTGCAGCTGGCCCTGGTCGTCTTCGTGACGCTGCCGCCGCTGATCGTCGCCACGTACTTCTTCCGCAAGGCGAGCGTGAAGGCGTACGAACTCGCCCGTGAGCGGGTGTCGGTGGTCAACGCCGACCTCCAGGAGTCCGTCGCCGGGCTCAGGATCGTGCAGGCCTTCCGGCGCGAGCGGGACGGCGGGGCGCGGTTCGCGGAGCGCAGCGACAGCTACCGGCAGGCGCGGATCCGGGGACAGTGGCTGATCTCGGTCTACTTCCCCTTCGTGCAGCTGCTGTCCTCGGTCGCCGCCGCGGCCGTCCTCATCGCGGGCGCCGGACGGATCGACGACGCGACCCTCACCACCGGCGCACTGGTCGCGTACCTCCTCTACATCGACCTGTTCTTCGCGCCCGTGCAGCAGCTCTCCCAGGTCTTCGACGGCTACCAGCAGGCCACCGTCTCCCTCGGCCGCATCCAGGAACTGCTCCAGGAGCCGACCTCGACGAAGGCGGCCGACGAGCCGCTCGAAGTGCTCTCCCTGCGGGGCGAGATCGCCTTCGAGGACGTGCACTTCGCGTACGGCGACGACGAGGAGGCCATCGGCGGGATCGACCTGCGCGTCCCCGCCGGGCAGACCGTCGCGTTCGTCGGCGAGACCGGCGCCGGCAAGTCGACCGTGGTGAAGCTGGTGGCGCGGTTCTACGACCCGACCGGCGGCCGGGTCACCGTCGACGGCACGGATCTGCGGGACCTCGACCTCACCTCGTACCGGCACCGGCTCGGGGTCGTCCCGCAGGAGGCGTACCTCTTCCCGGGCACCGTCCGCGACGCCATCGCCTACGGCCGCCCCGACGCCACCGACGCCGAGGTGGAGGCGGCGGCCCGCGCGGTCGGCGCGCACGAGATGATCGCCACCCTCGACGGCGGCTACCTCCACGAGGTCGCCGAGCGCGGCCGCAACCTCTCGGCCGGCCAGCGCCAGCTGATCGCGCTGGCCCGCGCGGAACTCGTCGACCCCGACATCCTGCTCCTCGACGAGGCGACGGCCGCCCTGGACCTGGCCACCGAGGCCCAGGTCAACCAGGCCACCGACCGGCTCGCGGGCCGCCGTACGACCCTCGTCGTCGCCCACCGGCTGACGACCGCGGCGCGCGCGGACCGGGTGGTCGTGATGGACCACGGGCGGGTCGCGGAGGACGGCACGCACGACGAGCTGATCGAACGCGACGGTCTCTACGCCTCGTTGTGGCGCACGTTCGTGGGGGAGGACGAGCCGCTGGCCGCCTGA
- a CDS encoding glycoside hydrolase family 3 protein, whose amino-acid sequence MPSRRTVLAAGAGVTAALAFGTDARAAGHDDKKLRSLISRMTLEEKVGQLFVMRVYGHSATAPDQADIDANLKEIGVRSAAELIAKYRVGGIIYFTWAHNTRDPHQIADLSNGIQKASLSRPRGLPVLISTDQEHGIVCRVGEPATLFPGAMAIGAGGSRKDARTLGRVAGQELRALGIRQNYSPVADVNVNPANPVIGVRSFGADPHAVAGLVAAEVSGYQHGRQVAATAKHFPGHGDTAVDSHYGFPVITHTREQWEELDAPPFRAAIAAGIDSIMTAHLMVPALDDSGDPATLSRPILHGILREEFGYEGVIVTDSLGMEGVRTKYGDDRVPVLALKAGVDQLLNPPNLDVAWNAVLNAVRGGELTEARLDESILRVLRLKAKLGLFEKPYVSQAGVSRTVGAPAHLAAADRVAERTTTLLVNKGGLLPLSPRALLVCGADPASPSGTTGPPTGVLATAFTELGFTATALSTGTAPSAATVAKAVAAAQNADAVVVGTYNLNAAQKTLVEQLLATGKPVVAIAIRNPYDVAQLPGVPAYLAAYSWTDVELRAAARVIAGAAAPRGKLPVPVQKADDPAQVLYPIGHGLSYPT is encoded by the coding sequence TTGCCCTCCAGACGTACCGTCCTCGCCGCCGGCGCGGGCGTCACCGCGGCCCTGGCGTTCGGCACCGACGCCCGGGCCGCCGGCCACGACGACAAGAAGCTCCGTTCCCTCATCTCCCGTATGACCCTTGAGGAGAAGGTCGGCCAGCTCTTCGTGATGCGGGTCTACGGCCACTCCGCCACCGCCCCCGACCAGGCCGACATCGACGCCAACCTCAAGGAGATCGGCGTCCGCAGCGCCGCCGAGCTGATCGCCAAGTACCGCGTGGGCGGCATCATCTACTTCACCTGGGCGCACAACACCCGCGACCCGCACCAGATCGCCGACCTCTCCAACGGCATCCAGAAGGCGTCCCTCAGCAGGCCGCGCGGCCTGCCCGTCCTGATCTCCACCGACCAGGAGCACGGCATCGTCTGCCGGGTCGGCGAGCCCGCCACGCTCTTCCCGGGCGCGATGGCCATCGGCGCGGGCGGCTCACGCAAGGACGCCCGCACCCTCGGCCGTGTCGCGGGGCAGGAGTTGCGGGCTCTCGGCATCCGGCAGAACTACTCCCCCGTCGCCGACGTCAACGTCAACCCCGCCAACCCGGTCATCGGCGTCCGCTCCTTCGGAGCCGACCCGCACGCGGTGGCCGGACTCGTCGCCGCCGAGGTCAGCGGGTACCAGCACGGCCGTCAGGTCGCCGCCACCGCCAAGCACTTCCCCGGGCACGGCGACACCGCCGTCGACAGCCACTACGGCTTCCCGGTCATCACCCACACCCGCGAGCAGTGGGAGGAGCTGGACGCCCCGCCGTTCCGGGCCGCGATCGCCGCCGGCATCGACTCGATCATGACCGCCCACCTGATGGTCCCGGCCCTCGACGACTCCGGCGACCCGGCGACCCTGTCCCGCCCGATCCTGCACGGCATCCTGCGCGAGGAGTTCGGCTACGAGGGGGTGATCGTCACCGACTCCCTCGGCATGGAGGGCGTGCGCACGAAGTACGGCGACGACCGCGTCCCCGTGCTCGCCCTGAAGGCCGGGGTGGACCAGCTCCTCAACCCGCCGAATCTGGACGTCGCCTGGAACGCCGTGCTGAACGCCGTGCGGGGCGGCGAGCTGACCGAGGCGCGGCTCGACGAGTCGATCCTGCGGGTGCTGCGGCTGAAGGCGAAACTGGGGCTGTTCGAGAAGCCGTACGTCAGCCAGGCCGGTGTCAGCCGTACCGTCGGCGCCCCCGCCCACCTCGCGGCGGCCGACCGCGTCGCCGAGCGGACGACGACCCTGCTGGTCAACAAGGGCGGCCTGCTGCCCCTGTCCCCGCGCGCACTCCTGGTGTGCGGCGCCGATCCGGCCTCCCCGTCCGGCACCACCGGCCCGCCCACCGGGGTCCTCGCGACCGCGTTCACCGAGCTCGGCTTCACGGCCACCGCCCTGTCCACGGGCACGGCACCCTCCGCCGCCACCGTCGCCAAGGCGGTCGCGGCGGCGCAGAACGCGGACGCGGTCGTCGTGGGGACGTACAACCTGAACGCCGCGCAGAAGACGCTGGTCGAGCAGTTGCTGGCGACGGGGAAACCGGTGGTGGCGATCGCGATCCGCAATCCGTACGACGTGGCCCAACTGCCCGGCGTCCCGGCCTACCTGGCGGCGTACTCCTGGACCGACGTCGAACTGCGGGCCGCCGCGCGGGTGATCGCGGGCGCGGCGGCGCCGCGCGGGAAGCTGCCGGTGCCGGTGCAGAAGGCCGACGATCCGGCACAGGTGCTGTATCCGATCGGCCACGGGCTCTCGTATCCGACGTAG